The Synergistota bacterium genome contains a region encoding:
- the tuf gene encoding elongation factor Tu (EF-Tu; promotes GTP-dependent binding of aminoacyl-tRNA to the A-site of ribosomes during protein biosynthesis; when the tRNA anticodon matches the mRNA codon, GTP hydrolysis results; the inactive EF-Tu-GDP leaves the ribosome and release of GDP is promoted by elongation factor Ts; many prokaryotes have two copies of the gene encoding EF-Tu), with product LPEGVEMVIPGDNTNFEVELITPVALEKGLRFAIREGGRTVGAGVVTEIIE from the coding sequence AGTTACCTGAGGGGGTTGAGATGGTTATACCTGGTGATAATACGAATTTTGAGGTGGAGTTGATAACGCCTGTTGCATTGGAGAAGGGTTTACGATTTGCGATAAGAGAGGGAGGCAGGACGGTAGGCGCGGGAGTCGTAACCGAGATCATAGAATAA